A part of Magnetospirillum sp. ME-1 genomic DNA contains:
- the kdsA gene encoding 3-deoxy-8-phosphooctulonate synthase, with product MTQTRHHVAVNDDVILGNDLPLVLIAGPCQMESRDHALECAEALKTMAVEAGIALIYKSSFDKANRTSLAGKRGIGLDKAIPVFAEIKARFGLPVLTDVHTEDQCVQAAKVADVLQIPAFLCRQTDLLVAAGRTGAVINVKKGQFLAPWDMANVAAKIESTGNSRIALTERGASFGYNTLVTDMRAFPIMARTGWPVIMDATHAVQAPGGQGNSSGGDRRFAPVLARAAVAIGIAGVFVECHPDPDHAPSDGPNMIAMKDMPALIEVLMKLDATAKSFPVSID from the coding sequence ATGACCCAGACCCGCCATCACGTTGCCGTCAATGACGATGTCATTCTCGGCAATGATCTGCCTTTGGTGCTGATCGCCGGTCCCTGTCAGATGGAAAGCCGCGACCACGCCCTGGAATGCGCCGAGGCGCTGAAGACCATGGCGGTCGAGGCGGGCATCGCCCTGATCTACAAGTCGTCCTTCGACAAGGCCAACCGCACCTCGCTGGCGGGCAAGCGCGGCATCGGCCTGGACAAGGCCATTCCGGTGTTCGCCGAGATCAAGGCCAGGTTCGGCCTTCCCGTGCTGACCGACGTCCACACCGAGGACCAATGCGTCCAGGCCGCCAAGGTGGCCGACGTGCTGCAGATTCCCGCCTTCCTGTGCCGCCAGACCGACCTGCTGGTCGCCGCCGGTCGCACCGGCGCGGTCATCAACGTCAAGAAGGGCCAGTTCCTGGCCCCCTGGGACATGGCCAACGTGGCCGCCAAGATCGAAAGCACCGGCAATTCGCGCATCGCCCTGACCGAGCGCGGCGCCAGCTTCGGCTACAACACCCTGGTCACCGACATGCGGGCCTTTCCCATCATGGCGCGGACCGGCTGGCCGGTGATCATGGACGCCACCCACGCGGTGCAGGCGCCGGGCGGCCAGGGCAATTCGTCGGGCGGCGACCGCCGCTTCGCGCCCGTGCTGGCGCGGGCCGCCGTCGCCATCGGCATTGCCGGCGTGTTCGTGGAATGCCATCCCGATCCCGATCATGCGCCGTCCGACGGCCCCAACATGATCGCCATGAAGGACATGCCGGCGCTGATCGAGGTTCTGATGAAGCTCGACGCCACCGCCAAGTCGTTTCCCGTTTCCATAGACTGA